From the Arvicola amphibius chromosome 2, mArvAmp1.2, whole genome shotgun sequence genome, one window contains:
- the Tnfrsf1a gene encoding tumor necrosis factor receptor superfamily member 1A isoform X2 — METNASRQNNQRPRKYSTAQWVLLALVGIYPSGVTGLVPSLVKREKRDSLCPQGKYPHSQNNSICCTKCHKGTYLVNDCPGPGQETVCKECEKGTFTAFQNHLKQCFSCKTCRKEWSQVELSACRADKDTECGCRKNQFQSYLSKSTHFQCKNCSLCFNGTVKIPCKEKQDTVCLCHIGFYLDEKNECAPCSRCKRNMECLKMCQPEPVANPREPGTAVLLPLVILLGLCLLFFIFISLMCRYPGWKPHVYSHICGNSAPVKEAEVERNKPLTPAPAPAVNSAPHFSSAPGFSPVPSTNTSSPIFYPSNWPNFKVMPPVREVVPTQRADPLLYESVPTPVQKWEDYPHPQRPDLADPATLYTVVDSVSPFRWKEFMRLLGLGEHEIQRLEIQNGHCLREAQYSMLEAWRQRTPHHKATLDVLYSVLCDMDLKGCVENIREALGSPASYSSAPRLPR, encoded by the exons ATGGAGACAAATGCTAGCAGACAGAACAATCAGAGACCAAGGAAATATTCGACTGCGCAGTGG GTGCTCCTGGCTCTGGTGGGGATATACCCCTCAGGGGTCACTGGACTGGTCCCTTCCCTtgtgaagagggagaagagggatagTTTGTGTCCCCAGGGAAAGTACCCCCATTCGCAGAATAACTCCATCTGTTGTACCAAGTGCCACAAAG GGACCTACTTGGTGAATGACTGTCCAGGCCCAGGGCAGGAAACAGTCTGCAAGGAGTGTGAAAAGGGCACCTTTACAGCCTTCCAGAATCACCTCAAACAGTGCTTCAGCTGCAAGACATGTCGGAAAG AATGGTCCCAGGTGGAGCTTTCTGCTTGCAGAGCAGACAAGGACACTGAATGTGGCTGTAGGAAGAACCAGTTCCAGAGCTACCTAAGTAAATCCACACACTTCCAGTGCAAGAACTGCAGCCTCTGCTTCAATGGCACGGTGAAAATCCCCT GTAAGGAGAAACAGGACACTGTGTGTCTCTGCCACATAGGATTCTACCTGGATGAAAAAAATGAGTGTGCCCCTTGCAGTCG CTGCAAGAGAAACATGGAGTGTCTGAAAATGTGCCAACCTGAACCTGTTGCAAACCCTCGGGAACCAG GTACCGCAGTGCTATTGCCCCTGGTCATCCTCCTGGGCCtttgtcttttattctttatcttcatCAGTTTAATGTGCAGATATCCCGGGTGGAAGCCCCATGTCTACTCCCACA tttgtggAAATTCAGCACCTGTCAAAGAG GCGGAGGTTGAAAGAAATAAGCCCCTAACTCCAGCCCCTGCCCCCGCCGTCAACTCCGCTCCGCACTTCAGCTCTGCCCCAGGCTTCAGTCCTGTCCCCAGTACCAACACCTCCAGCCCCATCTTCTACCCCAGTAACTGGCCCAACTTCAAGGTCATGCCGCCTGTAAGGGAGGTGGTCCCAACCCAGCGTGCTGACCCTCTCCTCTACGAATCCGTCCCCACTCCTGTTCAGAAATGGGAAGACTATCCCCACCCGCAGCGACCCGACC TTGCAGACCCAGCGACGTTGTATACGGTGGTGGACAGCGTGTCTCCGTTTCGCTGGAAGGAGTTCATGCGGCTCCTGGGGTTGGGCGAGCACGAGATCCAGCGGCTGGAAATCCAGAACGGGCACTGCCTGCGCGAGGCTCAGTACAGCATGCTGGAAGCCTGGCGGCAGCGCACGCCACACCACAAGGCCACGCTGGACGTCCTGTACAGTGTGCTTTGCGACATGGACCTGAAAGGCTGCGTGGAGAACATCCGCGAGGCGCTGGGAAGCCCCGCCTCCTACTCGTCCGCACCCCGCCTCCCACGATGA
- the Tnfrsf1a gene encoding tumor necrosis factor receptor superfamily member 1A isoform X1, translating into MDLVGRLAGAHTRGAHSETLRALEPLEQVLLALVGIYPSGVTGLVPSLVKREKRDSLCPQGKYPHSQNNSICCTKCHKGTYLVNDCPGPGQETVCKECEKGTFTAFQNHLKQCFSCKTCRKEWSQVELSACRADKDTECGCRKNQFQSYLSKSTHFQCKNCSLCFNGTVKIPCKEKQDTVCLCHIGFYLDEKNECAPCSRCKRNMECLKMCQPEPVANPREPGTAVLLPLVILLGLCLLFFIFISLMCRYPGWKPHVYSHICGNSAPVKEAEVERNKPLTPAPAPAVNSAPHFSSAPGFSPVPSTNTSSPIFYPSNWPNFKVMPPVREVVPTQRADPLLYESVPTPVQKWEDYPHPQRPDLADPATLYTVVDSVSPFRWKEFMRLLGLGEHEIQRLEIQNGHCLREAQYSMLEAWRQRTPHHKATLDVLYSVLCDMDLKGCVENIREALGSPASYSSAPRLPR; encoded by the exons ATGGATCTGGTAGGACGGCTAGCGGGTGCTCACACACGTGGCGCCCATTCAGAGACCCTGAGGGCCCTGGAACCCTTGGAGCAG GTGCTCCTGGCTCTGGTGGGGATATACCCCTCAGGGGTCACTGGACTGGTCCCTTCCCTtgtgaagagggagaagagggatagTTTGTGTCCCCAGGGAAAGTACCCCCATTCGCAGAATAACTCCATCTGTTGTACCAAGTGCCACAAAG GGACCTACTTGGTGAATGACTGTCCAGGCCCAGGGCAGGAAACAGTCTGCAAGGAGTGTGAAAAGGGCACCTTTACAGCCTTCCAGAATCACCTCAAACAGTGCTTCAGCTGCAAGACATGTCGGAAAG AATGGTCCCAGGTGGAGCTTTCTGCTTGCAGAGCAGACAAGGACACTGAATGTGGCTGTAGGAAGAACCAGTTCCAGAGCTACCTAAGTAAATCCACACACTTCCAGTGCAAGAACTGCAGCCTCTGCTTCAATGGCACGGTGAAAATCCCCT GTAAGGAGAAACAGGACACTGTGTGTCTCTGCCACATAGGATTCTACCTGGATGAAAAAAATGAGTGTGCCCCTTGCAGTCG CTGCAAGAGAAACATGGAGTGTCTGAAAATGTGCCAACCTGAACCTGTTGCAAACCCTCGGGAACCAG GTACCGCAGTGCTATTGCCCCTGGTCATCCTCCTGGGCCtttgtcttttattctttatcttcatCAGTTTAATGTGCAGATATCCCGGGTGGAAGCCCCATGTCTACTCCCACA tttgtggAAATTCAGCACCTGTCAAAGAG GCGGAGGTTGAAAGAAATAAGCCCCTAACTCCAGCCCCTGCCCCCGCCGTCAACTCCGCTCCGCACTTCAGCTCTGCCCCAGGCTTCAGTCCTGTCCCCAGTACCAACACCTCCAGCCCCATCTTCTACCCCAGTAACTGGCCCAACTTCAAGGTCATGCCGCCTGTAAGGGAGGTGGTCCCAACCCAGCGTGCTGACCCTCTCCTCTACGAATCCGTCCCCACTCCTGTTCAGAAATGGGAAGACTATCCCCACCCGCAGCGACCCGACC TTGCAGACCCAGCGACGTTGTATACGGTGGTGGACAGCGTGTCTCCGTTTCGCTGGAAGGAGTTCATGCGGCTCCTGGGGTTGGGCGAGCACGAGATCCAGCGGCTGGAAATCCAGAACGGGCACTGCCTGCGCGAGGCTCAGTACAGCATGCTGGAAGCCTGGCGGCAGCGCACGCCACACCACAAGGCCACGCTGGACGTCCTGTACAGTGTGCTTTGCGACATGGACCTGAAAGGCTGCGTGGAGAACATCCGCGAGGCGCTGGGAAGCCCCGCCTCCTACTCGTCCGCACCCCGCCTCCCACGATGA
- the Tnfrsf1a gene encoding tumor necrosis factor receptor superfamily member 1A isoform X3, with protein MGLPTVPGLLLSLVLLALVGIYPSGVTGLVPSLVKREKRDSLCPQGKYPHSQNNSICCTKCHKGTYLVNDCPGPGQETVCKECEKGTFTAFQNHLKQCFSCKTCRKEWSQVELSACRADKDTECGCRKNQFQSYLSKSTHFQCKNCSLCFNGTVKIPCKEKQDTVCLCHIGFYLDEKNECAPCSRCKRNMECLKMCQPEPVANPREPGTAVLLPLVILLGLCLLFFIFISLMCRYPGWKPHVYSHICGNSAPVKEAEVERNKPLTPAPAPAVNSAPHFSSAPGFSPVPSTNTSSPIFYPSNWPNFKVMPPVREVVPTQRADPLLYESVPTPVQKWEDYPHPQRPDLADPATLYTVVDSVSPFRWKEFMRLLGLGEHEIQRLEIQNGHCLREAQYSMLEAWRQRTPHHKATLDVLYSVLCDMDLKGCVENIREALGSPASYSSAPRLPR; from the exons GTGCTCCTGGCTCTGGTGGGGATATACCCCTCAGGGGTCACTGGACTGGTCCCTTCCCTtgtgaagagggagaagagggatagTTTGTGTCCCCAGGGAAAGTACCCCCATTCGCAGAATAACTCCATCTGTTGTACCAAGTGCCACAAAG GGACCTACTTGGTGAATGACTGTCCAGGCCCAGGGCAGGAAACAGTCTGCAAGGAGTGTGAAAAGGGCACCTTTACAGCCTTCCAGAATCACCTCAAACAGTGCTTCAGCTGCAAGACATGTCGGAAAG AATGGTCCCAGGTGGAGCTTTCTGCTTGCAGAGCAGACAAGGACACTGAATGTGGCTGTAGGAAGAACCAGTTCCAGAGCTACCTAAGTAAATCCACACACTTCCAGTGCAAGAACTGCAGCCTCTGCTTCAATGGCACGGTGAAAATCCCCT GTAAGGAGAAACAGGACACTGTGTGTCTCTGCCACATAGGATTCTACCTGGATGAAAAAAATGAGTGTGCCCCTTGCAGTCG CTGCAAGAGAAACATGGAGTGTCTGAAAATGTGCCAACCTGAACCTGTTGCAAACCCTCGGGAACCAG GTACCGCAGTGCTATTGCCCCTGGTCATCCTCCTGGGCCtttgtcttttattctttatcttcatCAGTTTAATGTGCAGATATCCCGGGTGGAAGCCCCATGTCTACTCCCACA tttgtggAAATTCAGCACCTGTCAAAGAG GCGGAGGTTGAAAGAAATAAGCCCCTAACTCCAGCCCCTGCCCCCGCCGTCAACTCCGCTCCGCACTTCAGCTCTGCCCCAGGCTTCAGTCCTGTCCCCAGTACCAACACCTCCAGCCCCATCTTCTACCCCAGTAACTGGCCCAACTTCAAGGTCATGCCGCCTGTAAGGGAGGTGGTCCCAACCCAGCGTGCTGACCCTCTCCTCTACGAATCCGTCCCCACTCCTGTTCAGAAATGGGAAGACTATCCCCACCCGCAGCGACCCGACC TTGCAGACCCAGCGACGTTGTATACGGTGGTGGACAGCGTGTCTCCGTTTCGCTGGAAGGAGTTCATGCGGCTCCTGGGGTTGGGCGAGCACGAGATCCAGCGGCTGGAAATCCAGAACGGGCACTGCCTGCGCGAGGCTCAGTACAGCATGCTGGAAGCCTGGCGGCAGCGCACGCCACACCACAAGGCCACGCTGGACGTCCTGTACAGTGTGCTTTGCGACATGGACCTGAAAGGCTGCGTGGAGAACATCCGCGAGGCGCTGGGAAGCCCCGCCTCCTACTCGTCCGCACCCCGCCTCCCACGATGA